The Marinitoga litoralis genomic sequence ATAAAAGGGGAGGAATTGACAGAAGAGATAAAAATGGAAAATATAGAATTTTCATATGATGGAAAAACGAAAGTATTAAAAGAGATAAATCTGGAAGTAAAAAAAGGAGGAAAAATAATTATAAATGGAAAGAATCAAAAAGAAATAGATGTAAAATCATTGAGAGAAAAATTCGGAATAGTATCGCAGAAAATATTCCTGTTTAAAGATACAATAAAGAATAATATAATGTATTCATCAAAAGAGATCAGAGAAGAAAAACACAAAGAAATATTGAAAAAAAGCGAATTGGAAAAATTAATAAAAAAATTCCCA encodes the following:
- a CDS encoding ATP-binding cassette domain-containing protein, which gives rise to MELLTLISAIAGIIVLLYAGKDIIFSGFTIGGYIAFANYIGKLYAPVIQLGTTTLTIQPALNSLKRVKEIMEELTEEERNIKGEELTEEIKMENIEFSYDGKTKVLKEINLEVKKGGKIIINGKNQKEIDVKSLREKFGIVSQKIFLFKDTIKNNIMYSSKEIREEKHKEILKKSELEKLIKKFPLKDNHMITNNA